A stretch of Onychomys torridus chromosome 2, mOncTor1.1, whole genome shotgun sequence DNA encodes these proteins:
- the Guca2b gene encoding guanylate cyclase activator 2B, producing the protein MSGSQLWAAMVLLLLLLQSARSVLIKYDGFQVQLESVKKLNELGKQLASDSQPETSPLLPTVCHHPALPKDLQPVCASQRAASIFKALGTIATDECELCMNVACTGCY; encoded by the exons ATGTCGGGAAGCCAGCTGTGGGCTGCTAtggtcctgctgctgctgctgctgcagagtgCACGGTCCGTCCTCATCAAG tATGATGGCTTCCAAGTACAGCTGGAATCTGTGAAGAAGCTGAATGAGTTGGGGAAGCAGCTGGCATCTGACTCCCAACCAGAGACCAGTCCCCTCCTACCCACCGTGTGCCATCACCCAGCCTTGCCCAAGGACCTCcagcctgtctgtgcctcccagaGAGCTGCCAGCATCTTCAAGGCCTTGG GGACCATCGCCACTGATGAATGTGAGCTGTGTATGAATGTTGCCTGTACGGGCTGCTACTGA